A genomic window from Camelina sativa cultivar DH55 chromosome 2, Cs, whole genome shotgun sequence includes:
- the LOC104729620 gene encoding small G protein signaling modulator 1-like isoform X1, with amino-acid sequence MMFPRLRLTKVFFSLVLAGNWIVFSDGSSGGGARNGYSGGLWSSAIAPSNVGLAVAVTVMAGLAVTLTVVYSRRGSIGSPWSLRRRKHVLQPEQWNAFFTEEGRLSDGGVKFLKKVRSGGVHPSIRPEVWPFLLGVYDLNSTKEERDSIRQLKQTEYENLWRQCREIHERNENGCDSKQTAQNSNTGDSQVLDSHDIEEVDSSTRSVTVGESEKLNSESIMQDENCEKSDVTIEDAAANDSDSTNPEETETSPLLANEEAESQNTVNHEKDNLSPSSKPKSQAAEEDFITTNDSDSTNPEETETSPLLANEVAESHNTVNEEKDNSSPSSKPKSQAADEDFITTNDSDSTNPEETETAPLLANEEAENNNTANQEKDNSSPSSKPKSQAADEDFITTWQRIIRLDAVRANDEWVPYSPSQAAVSETKARGIAIQVGLNDYDHLEPCRIFHAARLVGILEAYAVYDPEIGYCQGMSDLLSPLIAVMEDDVLAFWCFVGFMSKARHNFRLDEVGIRRQLSMVSKIIKFKDIHLYRHLENLEAEDCFFVYRMVVVLFRRELTFEQTLCLWEVMWADQAAIRTGIAKATWGRIRLRAPPTEDLLLYAIAASVLQRRKTIIEKYSGMDEIMKECNSMAGHLDVWKLLDDAHDLVVNLHDKI; translated from the exons ATGATGTTTCCGCGACTACGATTGACGAAGGTCTTCTTCTCCCTGGTCCTCGCCGGGAATTGGATCGTCTTTTCCGACGGTAGCAGCGGTGGCGGCGCGAGAAACGGCTACTCCGGCGGATTATGGTCGTCGGCTATTGCTCCTTCCAATGTTGGTTTAGCTGTCGCAGTCACCGTCATGGCCGGTCTGGCCGTGACTCTCACCGTCGTCTACTCTcgtag AGGAAGCATTGGATCACCTTGGTCACTGAGGAGAAGAAAGCATGTTCTTCAACCTGAACAGTGGAATGCTTTCTTCACAGAGGAAGGGCGACTCAGTGATGGAGGTGTCAAATTTCTGAAGAAAGTTCGTAGTGGG ggTGTACATCCAAGCATCAGACCAGAAGTTTGGCCGTTTCTCCTTGGAGT GTATGACCTAAACAGCACCAAGGAAGAAAGAGATTCTATTCGACAGCTGAAACA GACGGAATATGAAAACCTGTGGAGACAATGTCGCGAGATTCATGAACGCAATGAAAATGGCTGCGACTCAAAGCAGACAGCTCAGAACAGTAATACTGGAGACAGTCAGGTTCTTGATTCCCATGATATTGAGGAAGTCGATAGTTCCACAAGATCCGTCACCGTAGGGGAATCAGAGAAGTTAAATTCCGAATCCATTATGCAGGATGAGAACTGTGAAAAGAGTGATGTCACCATTGAAGATGCTGCTGCTAATGACTCAGACTCGACCAACCCTGAAGAAACCGAGACGTCACCTCTTCTAGCTAACGAAGAAGCAGAAAGCCAGAATACTGTTAACCATGAAAAAGACAATTTGTCTCCATCATCAAAGCCAAAATCACAGGCTGCAGAAGAGGATTTCATCACAACTAATGACTCAGACTCGACCAATCCTGAAGAAACCGAGACTTCACCTCTTCTAGCTAACGAAGTAGCAGAAAGCCACAATACTGTTAACGAAGAAAAAGACAattcttctccatcatcaaaGCCAAAATCACAGGCTGCAGACGAGGATTTCATCACAACTAATGACTCAGACTCGACCAACCCTGAAGAAACCGAGACTGCACCTCTTCTAGCTAACGAAGAAGCAGAAAACAACAATACTGCTAAC CAAGAAAAAGACAATTCGTCTCCATCATCAAAGCCAAAATCACAGGCTGCAGACGAGGATTTCATCACAACGTGGCAGAGAATTATCCGCCTAGATGCCGTGAGAGCAAATGACGAATGGGTGCCCTACTCACCGTCTCAAGCTGCTGTTTCTGAGACAAAAGCCCGGGGTATAGCCATACAGGTTGGTCTCAATGACTACGACCACTTGGAACCCTGCCGGATATTCCATGCAGCCCGCCTGGTCGGGATCCTTGAAGCCTACGCTGTCTACGATCCAGAAATCGGTTACTGTCAAGGAATGAGCGACTTACTATCTCCTTTAATCGCAGTGATGGAAGACGACGTCTTAGCATTCTGGTGCTTTGTTGGGTTCATGAGTAAAGCACGGCATAATTTCCGGCTAGACGAGGTTGGAATCAGGCGACAACTTTCAATGGTATCgaaaatcataaaattcaaaGACATTCACTTGTACCGACACTTGGAGAACCTTGAAGCAGAAGACTGCTTCTTTGTATACCGTATGGTGGTTGTTTTGTTCAGAAGAGAACTAACATTTGAGCAGACGCTGTGTCTCTGGGAAGTAATGTGGGCAGATCAAGCTGCGATACGAACTGGGATTGCGAAGGCAACATGGGGGAGAATCCGGTTACGAGCACCGCCTACAGAAGATTTGTTGCTTTATGCGATAGCCGCGAGTGTGTTGCAGAGGAGAAAGACGATCATAGAGAAATACAGTGGGATGGATGAGATAATGAAGGAATGTAACAGCATGGCTGGTCATCTTGATGTTTGGAAACTTCTAGACGATGCTCATGACTTAGTCGTCAATCTTCACGACAAGATCTAA
- the LOC104729620 gene encoding small G protein signaling modulator 1-like isoform X3, which yields MMFPRLRLTKVFFSLVLAGNWIVFSDGSSGGGARNGYSGGLWSSAIAPSNVGLAVAVTVMAGLAVTLTVVYSRRGSIGSPWSLRRRKHVLQPEQWNAFFTEEGRLSDGGVKFLKKVRSGGVHPSIRPEVWPFLLGVYDLNSTKEERDSIRQLKQTEYENLWRQCREIHERNENGCDSKQTAQNSNTGDSQVLDSHDIEEVDSSTRSVTVGESEKLNSESIMQDENCEKSDVTIEDAAANDSDSTNPEETETSPLLANEEAESQNTVNHEKDNLSPSSKPKSQAAEEDFITTNDSDSTNPEETETSPLLANEVAESHNTVNEEKDNSSPSSKPKSQAADEDFITTNDSDSTNPEETETAPLLANEEAENNNTANQEKDNSSPSSKPKSQAADEDFITTWQRIIRLDAVRANDEWVPYSPSQAAVSETKARGIAIQVGLNDYDHLEPCRIFHAARLVGILEAYAVYDPEIGYCQGMSDLLSPLIAVMEDDVLAFWCFVGFMSKARHNFRLDEVGIRRQLSMVSKIIKFKDIHLYRHLENLEAEDCFFVYRMVVVLFRRELTFEQTLCLWEVMWADQAAIRTGIAKATWGRIRLRAPPTEDLLLYAIAASVLQRRKTIIEKYSGMDEIMKECNSMAGHLDVWKLLDDAHDLVVNLHDKI from the exons ATGATGTTTCCGCGACTACGATTGACGAAGGTCTTCTTCTCCCTGGTCCTCGCCGGGAATTGGATCGTCTTTTCCGACGGTAGCAGCGGTGGCGGCGCGAGAAACGGCTACTCCGGCGGATTATGGTCGTCGGCTATTGCTCCTTCCAATGTTGGTTTAGCTGTCGCAGTCACCGTCATGGCCGGTCTGGCCGTGACTCTCACCGTCGTCTACTCTcgtag AGGAAGCATTGGATCACCTTGGTCACTGAGGAGAAGAAAGCATGTTCTTCAACCTGAACAGTGGAATGCTTTCTTCACAGAGGAAGGGCGACTCAGTGATGGAGGTGTCAAATTTCTGAAGAAAGTTCGTAGTGGG ggTGTACATCCAAGCATCAGACCAGAAGTTTGGCCGTTTCTCCTTGGAGT GTATGACCTAAACAGCACCAAGGAAGAAAGAGATTCTATTCGACAGCTGAAACA GACGGAATATGAAAACCTGTGGAGACAATGTCGCGAGATTCATGAACGCAATGAAAATGGCTGCGACTCAAAGCAGACAGCTCAGAACAGTAATACTGGAGACAGTCAGGTTCTTGATTCCCATGATATTGAGGAAGTCGATAGTTCCACAAGATCCGTCACCGTAGGGGAATCAGAGAAGTTAAATTCCGAATCCATTATGCAGGATGAGAACTGTGAAAAGAGTGATGTCACCATTGAAGATGCTGCTGCTAATGACTCAGACTCGACCAACCCTGAAGAAACCGAGACGTCACCTCTTCTAGCTAACGAAGAAGCAGAAAGCCAGAATACTGTTAACCATGAAAAAGACAATTTGTCTCCATCATCAAAGCCAAAATCACAGGCTGCAGAAGAGGATTTCATCACAACTAATGACTCAGACTCGACCAATCCTGAAGAAACCGAGACTTCACCTCTTCTAGCTAACGAAGTAGCAGAAAGCCACAATACTGTTAACGAAGAAAAAGACAattcttctccatcatcaaaGCCAAAATCACAGGCTGCAGACGAGGATTTCATCACAACTAATGACTCAGACTCGACCAACCCTGAAGAAACCGAGACTGCACCTCTTCTAGCTAACGAAGAAGCAGAAAACAACAATACTGCTAACCAAGAAAAAGACAATTCGTCTCCATCATCAAAGCCAAAATCACAGGCTGCAGACGAGGATTTCATCACAACGTGGCAGAGAATTATCCGCCTAGATGCCGTGAGAGCAAATGACGAATGGGTGCCCTACTCACCGTCTCAAGCTGCTGTTTCTGAGACAAAAGCCCGGGGTATAGCCATACAGGTTGGTCTCAATGACTACGACCACTTGGAACCCTGCCGGATATTCCATGCAGCCCGCCTGGTCGGGATCCTTGAAGCCTACGCTGTCTACGATCCAGAAATCGGTTATTGTCAAGGAATGAGCGACTTACTATCTCCTTTAATCGCAGTGATGGAAG ACGACGTCTTAGCATTCTGGTGCTTTGTTGGGTTCATGAGTAAAGCACGGCATAATTTCCGGCTAGACGAGGTTGGAATCAGGCGACAACTTTCAATGGTATCgaaaatcataaaattcaaaGACATTCACTTGTACCGACACTTGGAGAACCTTGAAGCAGAAGACTGCTTCTTTGTATACCGTATGGTGGTTGTTTTGTTCAGAAGAGAACTAACATTTGAGCAGACGCTGTGTCTCTGGGAAGTAATGTGGGCAGATCAAGCTGCGATACGAACTGGGATTGCGAAGGCAACATGGGGGAGAATCCGGTTACGAGCACCGCCTACAGAAGATTTGTTGCTTTATGCGATAGCCGCGAGTGTGTTGCAGAGGAGAAAGACGATCATAGAGAAATACAGTGGGATGGATGAGATAATGAAGGAATGTAACAGCATGGCTGGTCATCTTGATGTTTGGAAACTTCTAGACGATGCTCATGACTTAGTCGTCAATCTTCACGACAAGATCTAA
- the LOC104729620 gene encoding small G protein signaling modulator 1-like isoform X2, which translates to MMFPRLRLTKVFFSLVLAGNWIVFSDGSSGGGARNGYSGGLWSSAIAPSNVGLAVAVTVMAGLAVTLTVVYSRRGSIGSPWSLRRRKHVLQPEQWNAFFTEEGRLSDGGVKFLKKVRSGGVHPSIRPEVWPFLLGVYDLNSTKEERDSIRQLKQTEYENLWRQCREIHERNENGCDSKQTAQNSNTGDSQVLDSHDIEEVDSSTRSVTVGESEKLNSESIMQDENCEKSDVTIEDAAANDSDSTNPEETETSPLLANEEAESQNTVNHEKDNLSPSSKPKSQAAEEDFITTNDSDSTNPEETETSPLLANEVAESHNTVNEEKDNSSPSSKPKSQAADEDFITTNDSDSTNPEETETAPLLANEEAENNNTVNQEKDNSSPSSKPKSQAADEDFITTWQRIIRLDAVRANDEWVPYSPSQAAVSETKARGIAIQVGLNDYDHLEPCRIFHAARLVGILEAYAVYDPEIGYCQGMSDLLSPLIAVMEDDVLAFWCFVGFMSKARHNFRLDEVGIRRQLSMVSKIIKFKDIHLYRHLENLEAEDCFFVYRMVVVLFRRELTFEQTLCLWEVMWADQAAIRTGIAKATWGRIRLRAPPTEDLLLYAIAASVLQRRKTIIEKYSGMDEIMKECNSMAGHLDVWKLLDDAHDLVVNLHDKI; encoded by the exons ATGATGTTTCCGCGACTACGATTGACGAAGGTCTTCTTCTCCCTGGTCCTCGCCGGGAATTGGATCGTCTTTTCCGACGGTAGCAGCGGTGGCGGCGCGAGAAACGGCTACTCCGGCGGATTATGGTCGTCGGCTATTGCTCCTTCCAATGTTGGTTTAGCTGTCGCAGTCACCGTCATGGCCGGTCTGGCCGTGACTCTCACCGTCGTCTACTCTcgtag AGGAAGCATTGGATCACCTTGGTCACTGAGGAGAAGAAAGCATGTTCTTCAACCTGAACAGTGGAATGCTTTCTTCACAGAGGAAGGGCGACTCAGTGATGGAGGTGTCAAATTTCTGAAGAAAGTTCGTAGTGGG ggTGTACATCCAAGCATCAGACCAGAAGTTTGGCCGTTTCTCCTTGGAGT GTATGACCTAAACAGCACCAAGGAAGAAAGAGATTCTATTCGACAGCTGAAACA GACGGAATATGAAAACCTGTGGAGACAATGTCGCGAGATTCATGAACGCAATGAAAATGGCTGCGACTCAAAGCAGACAGCTCAGAACAGTAATACTGGAGACAGTCAGGTTCTTGATTCCCATGATATTGAGGAAGTCGATAGTTCCACAAGATCCGTCACCGTAGGGGAATCAGAGAAGTTAAATTCCGAATCCATTATGCAGGATGAGAACTGTGAAAAGAGTGATGTCACCATTGAAGATGCTGCTGCTAATGACTCAGACTCGACCAACCCTGAAGAAACCGAGACGTCACCTCTTCTAGCTAACGAAGAAGCAGAAAGCCAGAATACTGTTAACCATGAAAAAGACAATTTGTCTCCATCATCAAAGCCAAAATCACAGGCTGCAGAAGAGGATTTCATCACAACTAATGACTCAGACTCGACCAATCCTGAAGAAACCGAGACTTCACCTCTTCTAGCTAACGAAGTAGCAGAAAGCCACAATACTGTTAACGAAGAAAAAGACAattcttctccatcatcaaaGCCAAAATCACAGGCTGCAGACGAGGATTTCATCACAACTAATGACTCAGACTCGACCAACCCTGAAGAAACCGAGACTGCACC TCTTCTAGCTAACGAAGAAGCAGAAAACAACAATACTGTTAACCAAGAAAAAGACAATTCGTCTCCATCATCAAAGCCAAAATCACAGGCTGCAGACGAGGATTTCATCACAACGTGGCAGAGAATTATCCGCCTAGATGCCGTGAGAGCAAATGACGAATGGGTGCCCTACTCACCGTCTCAAGCTGCTGTTTCTGAGACAAAAGCCCGGGGTATAGCCATACAGGTTGGTCTCAATGACTACGACCACTTGGAACCCTGCCGGATATTCCATGCAGCCCGCCTGGTCGGGATCCTTGAAGCCTACGCTGTCTACGATCCAGAAATCGGTTACTGTCAAGGAATGAGCGACTTACTATCTCCTTTAATCGCAGTGATGGAAGACGACGTCTTAGCATTCTGGTGCTTTGTTGGGTTCATGAGTAAAGCACGGCATAATTTCCGGCTAGACGAGGTTGGAATCAGGCGACAACTTTCAATGGTATCgaaaatcataaaattcaaaGACATTCACTTGTACCGACACTTGGAGAACCTTGAAGCAGAAGACTGCTTCTTTGTATACCGTATGGTGGTTGTTTTGTTCAGAAGAGAACTAACATTTGAGCAGACGCTGTGTCTCTGGGAAGTAATGTGGGCAGATCAAGCTGCGATACGAACTGGGATTGCGAAGGCAACATGGGGGAGAATCCGGTTACGAGCACCGCCTACAGAAGATTTGTTGCTTTATGCGATAGCCGCGAGTGTGTTGCAGAGGAGAAAGACGATCATAGAGAAATACAGTGGGATGGATGAGATAATGAAGGAATGTAACAGCATGGCTGGTCATCTTGATGTTTGGAAACTTCTAGACGATGCTCATGACTTAGTCGTCAATCTTCACGACAAGATCTAA
- the LOC104729620 gene encoding small G protein signaling modulator 1-like isoform X4 yields MMFPRLRLTKVFFSLVLAGNWIVFSDGSSGGGARNGYSGGLWSSAIAPSNVGLAVAVTVMAGLAVTLTVVYSRRGSIGSPWSLRRRKHVLQPEQWNAFFTEEGRLSDGGVKFLKKVRSGGVHPSIRPEVWPFLLGVYDLNSTKEERDSIRQLKQTEYENLWRQCREIHERNENGCDSKQTAQNSNTGDSQVLDSHDIEEVDSSTRSVTVGESEKLNSESIMQDENCEKSDVTIEDAAANDSDSTNPEETETSPLLANEEAESQNTVNHEKDNLSPSSKPKSQAAEEDFITTNDSDSTNPEETETSPLLANEEAENNNTVNQEKDNSSPSSKPKSQAADEDFITTWQRIIRLDAVRANDEWVPYSPSQAAVSETKARGIAIQVGLNDYDHLEPCRIFHAARLVGILEAYAVYDPEIGYCQGMSDLLSPLIAVMEDDVLAFWCFVGFMSKARHNFRLDEVGIRRQLSMVSKIIKFKDIHLYRHLENLEAEDCFFVYRMVVVLFRRELTFEQTLCLWEVMWADQAAIRTGIAKATWGRIRLRAPPTEDLLLYAIAASVLQRRKTIIEKYSGMDEIMKECNSMAGHLDVWKLLDDAHDLVVNLHDKI; encoded by the exons ATGATGTTTCCGCGACTACGATTGACGAAGGTCTTCTTCTCCCTGGTCCTCGCCGGGAATTGGATCGTCTTTTCCGACGGTAGCAGCGGTGGCGGCGCGAGAAACGGCTACTCCGGCGGATTATGGTCGTCGGCTATTGCTCCTTCCAATGTTGGTTTAGCTGTCGCAGTCACCGTCATGGCCGGTCTGGCCGTGACTCTCACCGTCGTCTACTCTcgtag AGGAAGCATTGGATCACCTTGGTCACTGAGGAGAAGAAAGCATGTTCTTCAACCTGAACAGTGGAATGCTTTCTTCACAGAGGAAGGGCGACTCAGTGATGGAGGTGTCAAATTTCTGAAGAAAGTTCGTAGTGGG ggTGTACATCCAAGCATCAGACCAGAAGTTTGGCCGTTTCTCCTTGGAGT GTATGACCTAAACAGCACCAAGGAAGAAAGAGATTCTATTCGACAGCTGAAACA GACGGAATATGAAAACCTGTGGAGACAATGTCGCGAGATTCATGAACGCAATGAAAATGGCTGCGACTCAAAGCAGACAGCTCAGAACAGTAATACTGGAGACAGTCAGGTTCTTGATTCCCATGATATTGAGGAAGTCGATAGTTCCACAAGATCCGTCACCGTAGGGGAATCAGAGAAGTTAAATTCCGAATCCATTATGCAGGATGAGAACTGTGAAAAGAGTGATGTCACCATTGAAGATGCTGCTGCTAATGACTCAGACTCGACCAACCCTGAAGAAACCGAGACGTCACCTCTTCTAGCTAACGAAGAAGCAGAAAGCCAGAATACTGTTAACCATGAAAAAGACAATTTGTCTCCATCATCAAAGCCAAAATCACAGGCTGCAGAAGAGGATTTCATCACAACTAATGACTCAGACTCGACCAATCCTGAAGAAACCGAGACTTCACCTCTTCTAGCTAACGAA GAAGCAGAAAACAACAATACTGTTAACCAAGAAAAAGACAATTCGTCTCCATCATCAAAGCCAAAATCACAGGCTGCAGACGAGGATTTCATCACAACGTGGCAGAGAATTATCCGCCTAGATGCCGTGAGAGCAAATGACGAATGGGTGCCCTACTCACCGTCTCAAGCTGCTGTTTCTGAGACAAAAGCCCGGGGTATAGCCATACAGGTTGGTCTCAATGACTACGACCACTTGGAACCCTGCCGGATATTCCATGCAGCCCGCCTGGTCGGGATCCTTGAAGCCTACGCTGTCTACGATCCAGAAATCGGTTACTGTCAAGGAATGAGCGACTTACTATCTCCTTTAATCGCAGTGATGGAAGACGACGTCTTAGCATTCTGGTGCTTTGTTGGGTTCATGAGTAAAGCACGGCATAATTTCCGGCTAGACGAGGTTGGAATCAGGCGACAACTTTCAATGGTATCgaaaatcataaaattcaaaGACATTCACTTGTACCGACACTTGGAGAACCTTGAAGCAGAAGACTGCTTCTTTGTATACCGTATGGTGGTTGTTTTGTTCAGAAGAGAACTAACATTTGAGCAGACGCTGTGTCTCTGGGAAGTAATGTGGGCAGATCAAGCTGCGATACGAACTGGGATTGCGAAGGCAACATGGGGGAGAATCCGGTTACGAGCACCGCCTACAGAAGATTTGTTGCTTTATGCGATAGCCGCGAGTGTGTTGCAGAGGAGAAAGACGATCATAGAGAAATACAGTGGGATGGATGAGATAATGAAGGAATGTAACAGCATGGCTGGTCATCTTGATGTTTGGAAACTTCTAGACGATGCTCATGACTTAGTCGTCAATCTTCACGACAAGATCTAA
- the LOC104729620 gene encoding small G protein signaling modulator 1-like isoform X5 — translation MMFPRLRLTKVFFSLVLAGNWIVFSDGSSGGGARNGYSGGLWSSAIAPSNVGLAVAVTVMAGLAVTLTVVYSRRGSIGSPWSLRRRKHVLQPEQWNAFFTEEGRLSDGGVKFLKKVRSGGVHPSIRPEVWPFLLGVYDLNSTKEERDSIRQLKQTEYENLWRQCREIHERNENGCDSKQTAQNSNTGDSQVLDSHDIEEVDSSTRSVTVGESEKLNSESIMQDENCEKSDVTIEDAAANDSDSTNPEETETSPLLANEEAENNNTVNQEKDNSSPSSKPKSQAADEDFITTWQRIIRLDAVRANDEWVPYSPSQAAVSETKARGIAIQVGLNDYDHLEPCRIFHAARLVGILEAYAVYDPEIGYCQGMSDLLSPLIAVMEDDVLAFWCFVGFMSKARHNFRLDEVGIRRQLSMVSKIIKFKDIHLYRHLENLEAEDCFFVYRMVVVLFRRELTFEQTLCLWEVMWADQAAIRTGIAKATWGRIRLRAPPTEDLLLYAIAASVLQRRKTIIEKYSGMDEIMKECNSMAGHLDVWKLLDDAHDLVVNLHDKI, via the exons ATGATGTTTCCGCGACTACGATTGACGAAGGTCTTCTTCTCCCTGGTCCTCGCCGGGAATTGGATCGTCTTTTCCGACGGTAGCAGCGGTGGCGGCGCGAGAAACGGCTACTCCGGCGGATTATGGTCGTCGGCTATTGCTCCTTCCAATGTTGGTTTAGCTGTCGCAGTCACCGTCATGGCCGGTCTGGCCGTGACTCTCACCGTCGTCTACTCTcgtag AGGAAGCATTGGATCACCTTGGTCACTGAGGAGAAGAAAGCATGTTCTTCAACCTGAACAGTGGAATGCTTTCTTCACAGAGGAAGGGCGACTCAGTGATGGAGGTGTCAAATTTCTGAAGAAAGTTCGTAGTGGG ggTGTACATCCAAGCATCAGACCAGAAGTTTGGCCGTTTCTCCTTGGAGT GTATGACCTAAACAGCACCAAGGAAGAAAGAGATTCTATTCGACAGCTGAAACA GACGGAATATGAAAACCTGTGGAGACAATGTCGCGAGATTCATGAACGCAATGAAAATGGCTGCGACTCAAAGCAGACAGCTCAGAACAGTAATACTGGAGACAGTCAGGTTCTTGATTCCCATGATATTGAGGAAGTCGATAGTTCCACAAGATCCGTCACCGTAGGGGAATCAGAGAAGTTAAATTCCGAATCCATTATGCAGGATGAGAACTGTGAAAAGAGTGATGTCACCATTGAAGATGCTGCTGCTAATGACTCAGACTCGACCAACCCTGAAGAAACCGAGACGTCACC TCTTCTAGCTAACGAAGAAGCAGAAAACAACAATACTGTTAACCAAGAAAAAGACAATTCGTCTCCATCATCAAAGCCAAAATCACAGGCTGCAGACGAGGATTTCATCACAACGTGGCAGAGAATTATCCGCCTAGATGCCGTGAGAGCAAATGACGAATGGGTGCCCTACTCACCGTCTCAAGCTGCTGTTTCTGAGACAAAAGCCCGGGGTATAGCCATACAGGTTGGTCTCAATGACTACGACCACTTGGAACCCTGCCGGATATTCCATGCAGCCCGCCTGGTCGGGATCCTTGAAGCCTACGCTGTCTACGATCCAGAAATCGGTTACTGTCAAGGAATGAGCGACTTACTATCTCCTTTAATCGCAGTGATGGAAGACGACGTCTTAGCATTCTGGTGCTTTGTTGGGTTCATGAGTAAAGCACGGCATAATTTCCGGCTAGACGAGGTTGGAATCAGGCGACAACTTTCAATGGTATCgaaaatcataaaattcaaaGACATTCACTTGTACCGACACTTGGAGAACCTTGAAGCAGAAGACTGCTTCTTTGTATACCGTATGGTGGTTGTTTTGTTCAGAAGAGAACTAACATTTGAGCAGACGCTGTGTCTCTGGGAAGTAATGTGGGCAGATCAAGCTGCGATACGAACTGGGATTGCGAAGGCAACATGGGGGAGAATCCGGTTACGAGCACCGCCTACAGAAGATTTGTTGCTTTATGCGATAGCCGCGAGTGTGTTGCAGAGGAGAAAGACGATCATAGAGAAATACAGTGGGATGGATGAGATAATGAAGGAATGTAACAGCATGGCTGGTCATCTTGATGTTTGGAAACTTCTAGACGATGCTCATGACTTAGTCGTCAATCTTCACGACAAGATCTAA